The Streptomyces sp. HUAS CB01 genome has a segment encoding these proteins:
- a CDS encoding cell division protein FtsQ/DivIB translates to MAGPTTAERGTRKPNGPSSPGRVRRGPAPRRPRLPAPRLLLSLVAAVVLVGGGLWVLYGSSWVRAERVEVSGTRVLTPREVEAAAGVPLGTPLVSLDLDVIEGRLRDRLARIDSVEAERSWPHGVEIRVVERKPVLLMRKGAGFVEVDAKGVRFATVDKAPRAVPLVELTAHQSPSSRRFGGQRLLKGAALVVSQLPDRIVKDLRSVQVISYDSLILKLTRDREVMWGSSEDGEVKARTLAALMKAAPRARHFDVSAPTAPAASAS, encoded by the coding sequence ATGGCCGGACCGACGACCGCCGAACGCGGCACCCGCAAGCCGAACGGACCGTCGTCGCCCGGCCGGGTCCGCAGGGGCCCGGCTCCGCGCCGCCCCCGGCTCCCCGCCCCCCGGCTCCTGCTCTCCCTGGTCGCCGCCGTCGTCCTCGTCGGCGGCGGCCTCTGGGTGCTGTACGGCTCGTCCTGGGTCCGGGCCGAGCGGGTCGAGGTGTCCGGAACGAGGGTGCTGACGCCCCGTGAGGTCGAGGCCGCTGCCGGTGTGCCGCTCGGAACGCCGCTGGTCTCCCTCGACCTGGACGTCATCGAGGGCCGACTGCGAGACCGGCTCGCCCGCATCGACTCGGTCGAGGCCGAGCGCTCGTGGCCGCACGGGGTCGAGATCCGGGTGGTGGAGCGGAAGCCTGTCCTCCTGATGCGCAAGGGCGCCGGGTTCGTCGAAGTCGACGCGAAGGGCGTACGGTTCGCCACGGTGGACAAAGCGCCCAGAGCGGTACCGCTCGTGGAGTTGACGGCTCATCAGTCACCGAGCTCCCGGCGCTTCGGGGGGCAGCGGCTGCTGAAGGGGGCGGCCCTGGTCGTGTCCCAACTCCCGGACCGCATCGTCAAGGACCTTCGGAGCGTACAAGTCATTTCGTACGATTCCCTCATTCTGAAGTTGACGCGTGACCGTGAGGTGATGTGGGGCAGCAGCGAGGACGGCGAGGTCAAGGCCCGTACGCTCGCCGCACTGATGAAAGCCGCCCCTCGCGCCCGGCACTTCGACGTGAGCGCCCCCACCGCCCCTGCGGCATCGGCGAGTTGA
- the ftsW gene encoding putative lipid II flippase FtsW yields the protein MVPEPAFAGLPGVVLRGRTAKSAPRPAYRWGGGSGGRSRPPRGGGLRGLYEQARRAWDRPLTAYYVILGAGLLITVLGLVMVYSASMITALKYSLPSSYFFRKQFLAAVIGTGLLLVASRMPIRLHRALAYPILVVSACLMVLVQVPGIGQSVNGNQNWISLGGPFQLQPSEFGKLALILWGADLLARKQDKRLLTQWKHLLVPLVPVAFILLGLIMLGGDMGTAIILTAILFGLLWLAGAPTRLFVGVLSVATVIGAVLIKTNANRMARFQCVGATDPGPDDSCWQAVHGIYALASGGWFGSGIGASVEKWGQLPEAHTDFIFAITGEELGLAGTLSVLALFAALGYAGIRVAGRTEDPFVRYAAGGVTTWITAQAVVNIGAVLGLLPIAGVPLPLFSYGGSALLPTMFAVGLLIAFAREDPAAKAALAVRPGMRWKTMRRRVKERPSGER from the coding sequence CTGGTGCCCGAACCTGCCTTCGCCGGGCTGCCCGGCGTCGTGCTGCGCGGCAGGACCGCCAAGTCCGCGCCGCGGCCCGCGTACCGCTGGGGCGGGGGCAGTGGCGGCCGTTCCCGCCCGCCTCGCGGCGGCGGACTGCGCGGGCTGTACGAGCAGGCCCGCCGGGCCTGGGACCGGCCCCTGACCGCCTACTACGTGATCCTCGGCGCCGGCCTGCTGATCACCGTGCTCGGCCTCGTGATGGTCTACTCCGCCTCCATGATCACGGCGCTGAAGTACTCCCTGCCCTCCTCGTACTTCTTCCGCAAGCAGTTCCTCGCCGCCGTCATCGGCACCGGACTGCTCCTGGTCGCCTCCCGCATGCCGATCCGGCTGCACCGCGCCCTCGCCTACCCGATCCTCGTCGTCAGCGCCTGTCTGATGGTCCTGGTGCAGGTCCCCGGGATAGGGCAGTCGGTCAACGGCAACCAGAACTGGATCTCGCTCGGCGGGCCGTTCCAGCTCCAGCCCAGCGAGTTCGGCAAGCTGGCCCTGATCCTCTGGGGCGCCGACCTGCTCGCCCGCAAGCAGGACAAACGGCTGCTCACGCAGTGGAAGCACCTGCTCGTCCCACTGGTCCCGGTGGCCTTCATACTGCTGGGGCTGATCATGCTCGGTGGTGACATGGGCACCGCCATCATCCTGACCGCGATCCTCTTCGGGCTGCTCTGGCTGGCCGGCGCCCCGACCAGGCTGTTCGTGGGCGTACTGTCCGTCGCCACGGTGATCGGGGCGGTCCTGATCAAGACCAACGCGAACCGGATGGCCCGCTTCCAGTGCGTCGGCGCCACCGACCCCGGCCCGGACGACAGCTGCTGGCAGGCCGTGCACGGCATCTACGCCCTGGCCTCGGGCGGATGGTTCGGTTCGGGCATCGGGGCAAGTGTGGAAAAATGGGGTCAACTCCCCGAAGCGCACACCGACTTCATCTTCGCCATCACCGGGGAGGAACTGGGCCTGGCGGGGACACTGTCGGTGCTCGCCCTCTTCGCGGCTCTAGGCTATGCGGGTATCCGCGTGGCCGGACGAACGGAGGACCCCTTCGTGAGGTACGCCGCGGGAGGTGTGACCACCTGGATCACGGCCCAGGCCGTGGTCAACATCGGTGCGGTGCTCGGCCTGCTGCCGATCGCCGGTGTCCCCCTCCCGCTGTTCTCCTACGGAGGCTCCGCCCTGCTGCCGACCATGTTCGCGGTCGGACTGCTGATCGCCTTCGCGCGGGAGGATCCCGCGGCGAAGGCGGCCCTGGCCGTGCGGCCCGGGATGAGATGGAAGACGATGAGACGGCGCGTCAAGGAACGTCCGTCCGGAGAGCGGTGA
- a CDS encoding UDP-N-acetylmuramoyl-tripeptide--D-alanyl-D-alanine ligase: protein MIALSLAEIAEIVGGQPYDIPDPSVRVTGPVVRDSREVVPGSLFVAFVGARVDGHDYAADVVAAGAAAVLASRPVGVPAIVVDDVQKALGALARAVVKRLGATLVALTGSAGKTSTKDLIAQVLGRKAPTVFTPGSLNNEIGLPLTALSATDETGFLVLEMGARGIGHIRYLTELTPPRIGVVLNVGTAHIGEFGGREQIAEAKGELVETLPPAAEGGIAVLNADDPLVRAMSARTEARVVLFGESDEADVRAENVRLMPGGQPAFLLRTPSGCSDVTLRLYGEHHVSNALAAAAVAHELGMSVDEIATALSEAGTLSRWRMEVTERPDGVTVVNDAYNANPESMRAALRALAAMGAAAQAAGGRTWAVLGPMAELGGEALAEHDAVGRLAVRLNVSKLVAVGGREASWLQLGAYNEGSWGEESVHVSDAQAAVDLLRRELRPGDVVLVKASRSAGLERIAEALLADTGSTEGQVAGR, encoded by the coding sequence GTGATCGCCCTCTCCCTCGCCGAGATCGCCGAAATCGTCGGCGGGCAGCCGTACGACATACCGGATCCGTCCGTACGCGTCACCGGGCCCGTCGTCCGCGACTCCCGTGAGGTCGTGCCCGGCAGCCTCTTCGTCGCCTTCGTCGGCGCCCGCGTCGACGGCCACGACTACGCCGCGGACGTGGTCGCCGCCGGCGCGGCCGCCGTACTGGCCTCGCGGCCCGTCGGCGTCCCCGCGATCGTCGTGGACGACGTCCAGAAGGCCCTCGGCGCGCTGGCCCGCGCCGTGGTGAAACGCCTCGGCGCCACCCTCGTGGCGCTCACCGGCTCCGCCGGCAAGACGAGCACCAAGGACCTCATCGCCCAGGTGCTGGGCCGCAAGGCGCCGACCGTCTTCACCCCCGGCTCCCTCAACAACGAGATCGGCCTGCCGCTGACCGCGCTCAGCGCCACCGACGAAACCGGGTTCCTGGTCCTCGAGATGGGTGCCCGCGGCATCGGCCACATCCGCTACCTCACCGAACTCACCCCGCCCCGCATCGGCGTCGTGCTGAACGTCGGCACCGCCCACATCGGCGAGTTCGGCGGCCGCGAGCAGATCGCCGAGGCCAAGGGCGAGCTCGTCGAGACGCTGCCTCCCGCCGCCGAGGGCGGAATCGCCGTCCTCAACGCCGACGACCCTCTCGTCCGCGCCATGTCCGCCCGCACCGAGGCGCGCGTCGTGCTGTTCGGTGAGTCGGACGAAGCGGACGTACGCGCCGAGAACGTCCGCCTCATGCCCGGCGGACAGCCCGCATTCCTCCTTCGCACACCCTCCGGGTGCAGCGACGTGACCTTGCGGCTGTACGGTGAGCACCACGTGTCGAACGCGCTCGCCGCGGCCGCCGTCGCCCATGAGCTGGGCATGTCCGTCGACGAGATCGCCACCGCGCTCTCGGAGGCGGGCACCCTCTCCCGCTGGCGTATGGAGGTCACCGAGCGTCCGGACGGCGTGACGGTCGTCAACGACGCCTACAACGCGAACCCCGAGTCCATGCGAGCCGCGCTGCGCGCGCTCGCGGCCATGGGCGCGGCCGCCCAGGCCGCCGGGGGGCGCACGTGGGCGGTGCTCGGTCCGATGGCCGAGCTCGGCGGCGAGGCGCTGGCGGAGCACGACGCGGTCGGACGGCTCGCCGTCCGGCTCAACGTCAGCAAGCTCGTCGCGGTCGGGGGCAGGGAAGCGTCCTGGCTGCAACTGGGCGCATATAACGAGGGTTCGTGGGGTGAGGAGTCGGTGCACGTGTCCGACGCGCAGGCGGCGGTCGACCTGTTGCGCAGAGAGCTGCGCCCGGGAGACGTCGTGCTGGTGAAGGCTTCCAGGTCGGCCGGGCTCGAGCGGATCGCCGAGGCGCTGCTCGCCGACACCGGTTCGACCGAGGGGCAGGTCGCCGGCCGATGA
- the murD gene encoding UDP-N-acetylmuramoyl-L-alanine--D-glutamate ligase, protein MSTQDWQGKRVTVAGLGVSGIPAARVLHGLGAVVTVVNDGDDERARAQAAELEAEGITVRLGDGATLPEGTELVVTAPGWKPDKPLFTAAAEAGVEVWGDVELAWRLRGLDGREAAPWLAVTGTNGKTTTVRMLAAILEAAGLRTAAVGNIGVSLLDAVLGDETYDVLAVELSSYQLHWAPSLRAHSATVLNLAPDHLDWHGSMEAYAADKGRVYEGNTVACVYNAADPATEALVRDADVVEGCRAIGFTLGTPGPSQLGVVDGILVDRAFVENRQKQAQELAEVSDINPPAPHNIANALAASALARAFGVSASAVRDGLRAFRPDAHRIEYVAEVDGVAYVDDSKATNTHATEASLAAYDPIVWIAGGLAKGATFDELVEKSAKRLRGAVLMGADRALIAEALARHAPEVPVVDLDRTDTGAMSAAVREAARLARPGDTVLLAPACASMDMFANYNKRGEAFADAVRALAAERA, encoded by the coding sequence GTGAGCACGCAGGACTGGCAGGGCAAGCGCGTCACCGTCGCCGGGCTGGGCGTGAGCGGCATTCCGGCCGCCCGCGTCCTGCACGGCCTCGGCGCGGTCGTCACCGTCGTCAACGACGGTGACGACGAGCGCGCGCGGGCCCAGGCGGCGGAGCTGGAGGCGGAGGGAATCACCGTCCGCCTCGGTGACGGCGCCACCCTGCCGGAGGGCACCGAGCTGGTCGTCACGGCGCCCGGCTGGAAGCCCGACAAGCCCCTCTTCACGGCGGCCGCCGAGGCGGGCGTCGAGGTCTGGGGCGACGTCGAACTCGCCTGGCGGCTGCGCGGCCTGGACGGCAGGGAGGCAGCGCCCTGGCTCGCGGTCACCGGTACCAACGGCAAGACCACGACCGTGCGGATGCTCGCCGCGATCCTGGAGGCGGCCGGGCTGAGGACCGCGGCCGTCGGCAACATCGGGGTCTCCCTCCTCGACGCGGTGCTCGGCGACGAGACGTACGACGTGCTCGCCGTCGAGCTCTCCAGCTACCAGCTGCACTGGGCCCCGTCGCTGCGCGCCCACTCCGCCACCGTCCTCAACCTCGCCCCGGACCACCTCGACTGGCACGGCTCCATGGAGGCGTACGCCGCCGACAAGGGCCGTGTCTACGAAGGGAACACGGTCGCCTGCGTCTACAACGCGGCCGACCCCGCCACCGAGGCCCTGGTGCGGGACGCGGACGTCGTCGAGGGCTGCCGCGCCATCGGCTTCACCCTCGGCACGCCCGGTCCCTCGCAGCTCGGTGTCGTGGACGGCATCCTCGTCGACCGCGCCTTCGTCGAGAACCGGCAGAAGCAGGCGCAGGAGCTCGCCGAGGTCTCCGACATCAACCCGCCGGCCCCGCACAACATCGCCAACGCCCTCGCCGCGTCCGCCCTGGCGCGCGCCTTCGGCGTCTCGGCGTCCGCGGTGCGGGACGGGCTGCGCGCCTTCCGGCCCGACGCGCACCGCATCGAGTACGTGGCCGAGGTCGACGGCGTCGCCTACGTGGACGACTCCAAGGCCACCAACACCCATGCCACGGAAGCCTCCTTGGCGGCGTACGACCCGATCGTCTGGATCGCGGGCGGTCTCGCCAAGGGCGCGACGTTCGACGAACTCGTCGAGAAGTCCGCGAAGAGGCTGCGCGGCGCGGTGCTGATGGGCGCGGACCGGGCGCTGATCGCCGAAGCCCTGGCGCGACACGCGCCCGAGGTCCCGGTGGTCGACCTCGACCGGACCGACACTGGGGCGATGTCGGCGGCGGTCCGCGAAGCGGCACGGCTCGCGCGGCCCGGGGACACGGTCCTGCTGGCCCCCGCCTGCGCCTCGATGGACATGTTCGCCAACTACAACAAGCGAGGCGAGGCGTTCGCGGACGCGGTCCGCGCCCTCGCCGCCGAGCGCGCCTGA
- the murG gene encoding undecaprenyldiphospho-muramoylpentapeptide beta-N-acetylglucosaminyltransferase, producing the protein MHVVLAGGGTAGHIEPALALADALRRQDPTVGITALGTERGLETRLVPERGYELGLIPAVPLPRKPTPELITVPGRLRGTIKAAEQILERTKADAVVGFGGYVALPGYLAAKRLGVPIVVHEANARPGLANKIGSRYAAAVAVSTPDSKLRNARYVGIPLRRSIATLDRARVRPEARAAFGLDPSLPTLLVSGGSQGARRLNEVVQQVAPLLQRSGIQILHAVGPKNELPHVDNMPGMPPYIPVPYVDRMDLAYAAADMMLCRAGAMTVAELSAVGLPAAYVPLPIGNGEQRLNAQPVVKAGGGLLVDDAELTPEWVQGQVLPVLADPHRLYEMSRAAAEFGRRDADDLLVGMVYEAIASRR; encoded by the coding sequence GTGCATGTCGTACTCGCCGGCGGGGGGACCGCCGGCCACATCGAGCCCGCGCTCGCCCTCGCGGACGCCCTGCGGAGGCAGGATCCGACGGTGGGCATCACGGCCCTCGGTACCGAGCGCGGCCTGGAGACCCGGCTCGTCCCAGAGCGGGGCTACGAGCTGGGGCTGATCCCCGCCGTGCCGCTGCCGCGCAAGCCGACGCCGGAGCTGATCACCGTCCCGGGCCGGCTGCGCGGCACGATCAAGGCCGCCGAGCAGATCCTGGAGCGCACGAAGGCCGACGCCGTCGTGGGCTTCGGCGGGTATGTCGCCCTGCCCGGATACCTCGCCGCCAAGCGGCTCGGCGTGCCTATCGTCGTCCACGAGGCCAACGCCCGCCCGGGCCTGGCCAACAAGATCGGTTCGCGGTACGCCGCCGCGGTCGCCGTGTCGACCCCCGACAGCAAGCTGCGCAACGCCCGCTACGTCGGGATCCCGCTGCGCCGCTCCATCGCCACCCTCGACCGGGCCCGCGTCCGGCCCGAGGCGCGTGCCGCCTTCGGCCTGGACCCCAGCCTGCCGACGCTGCTCGTGTCCGGCGGCTCGCAGGGCGCCCGCCGTCTCAACGAGGTGGTCCAGCAGGTCGCTCCGCTGCTCCAGCGGTCCGGCATCCAGATCCTGCACGCGGTCGGACCGAAGAACGAACTGCCGCACGTGGACAACATGCCGGGAATGCCGCCGTACATCCCGGTACCGTACGTGGACCGGATGGATCTCGCGTACGCCGCCGCCGACATGATGCTGTGCCGCGCGGGCGCCATGACCGTCGCCGAACTCTCCGCCGTGGGCCTGCCCGCCGCGTACGTACCGCTGCCGATCGGCAACGGCGAACAGCGGCTCAACGCGCAGCCCGTGGTGAAGGCCGGCGGGGGACTGCTGGTCGACGACGCGGAGCTGACCCCCGAGTGGGTCCAGGGCCAGGTGCTCCCGGTGCTCGCCGATCCGCACCGGCTGTACGAGATGTCCCGCGCCGCGGCCGAGTTCGGGCGCCGGGACGCAGACGATCTGCTTGTCGGAATGGTGTACGAGGCGATCGCCTCACGCCGATAG
- the mraY gene encoding phospho-N-acetylmuramoyl-pentapeptide-transferase — protein MRQILFAGAIGLFLTLIGTPLLIKLLARKGYGQFIRDDGPRSHGSKKGTPTMGGIAFILATLIAYALTKVITGEDPTIPGLLVLFLMAGMGLVGFLDDYIKIVKQRSLGLRAKAKMAGQLIVGIAFAVLALQFPDDRGNTPASTKLSFVTDFGWTIGPVLFVVWALFMILAMSNGVNLTDGLDGLATGASVMVFGAYTFIGLWQFQESCANATTLTNPAACFEVRDPLDLAVVAAALMGACFGFLWWNTSPAKIFMGDTGSLALGGALAGLAICSRTELLLALLGGLFVLITLSVIIQVGSFRLTGKRVFRMAPLQHHFELKGWSEVLVVVRFWIIQGMCVIVGLGIFYAGWAADK, from the coding sequence ATGAGGCAGATCCTCTTCGCGGGAGCCATCGGGCTCTTCCTGACGCTCATCGGTACGCCGCTGCTGATCAAGCTGCTGGCCCGCAAGGGCTACGGACAGTTCATCCGCGACGACGGCCCGCGCAGCCACGGCAGCAAGAAGGGCACGCCCACCATGGGCGGCATCGCCTTCATCCTGGCCACGCTGATCGCGTACGCCCTCACCAAGGTGATCACCGGCGAGGACCCGACCATCCCGGGTCTGCTGGTGCTGTTCCTGATGGCGGGCATGGGACTGGTCGGCTTCCTCGACGACTACATCAAGATCGTCAAGCAGCGGTCGCTGGGCCTGCGGGCCAAGGCGAAGATGGCCGGCCAGCTGATCGTCGGCATCGCCTTCGCGGTACTGGCGCTGCAGTTCCCCGACGACCGCGGGAACACGCCCGCGTCCACGAAGCTGTCGTTCGTCACCGACTTCGGCTGGACGATCGGCCCGGTGCTGTTCGTCGTCTGGGCGCTGTTCATGATCCTCGCGATGTCGAACGGCGTGAACCTCACCGACGGCCTGGACGGTCTGGCCACCGGTGCCTCGGTGATGGTCTTCGGCGCCTACACCTTCATCGGCCTGTGGCAGTTCCAGGAGTCCTGCGCCAACGCGACGACCCTGACCAACCCGGCCGCCTGCTTCGAGGTACGGGATCCCCTCGACCTCGCGGTCGTCGCCGCCGCGCTGATGGGTGCCTGCTTCGGCTTCCTGTGGTGGAACACCTCGCCGGCGAAGATCTTCATGGGCGACACCGGCTCCCTCGCGCTCGGCGGCGCGCTCGCCGGTCTGGCGATCTGCTCCCGCACGGAGCTGCTCCTGGCGCTGCTCGGCGGCCTCTTCGTGCTGATCACCCTGTCCGTGATCATCCAGGTCGGCTCCTTCCGGCTCACCGGGAAGCGCGTGTTCCGGATGGCCCCGCTGCAGCACCACTTCGAACTCAAGGGGTGGTCCGAGGTCCTGGTCGTGGTCCGTTTCTGGATCATTCAGGGCATGTGCGTCATCGTGGGACTGGGCATCTTCTACGCGGGCTGGGCGGCCGACAAGTGA
- the ftsZ gene encoding cell division protein FtsZ yields MAAPQNYLAVIKVIGVGGGGVNAINRMIEVGLKGVEFIAINTDAQALLMSDADVKLDVGRELTRGLGAGANPAVGRKAAEDHREEIEEVLKGADMVFVTAGEGGGTGTGGAPVVANIARSLGALTIGVVTRPFTFEGRRRANQAEDGIAELREEVDTLIVIPNDRLLSISDRQVSVLDAFKSADQVLLSGVQGITDLITTPGLINLDFADVKSVMSEAGSALMGIGSARGDDRAVAAAEMAISSPLLEASIDGARGVLLSISGGSDLGLFEINEAAQLVSEAAHPEANIIFGAVIDDALGDEVRVTVIAAGFDGGQPPARRDNVIGSSSAKREEPAPATRPEPPRSLGGLGTVPPREESAPAEPATAASETSHPQTPSPQVPPARPYDSSAEELDVPDFLK; encoded by the coding sequence GTGGCAGCACCGCAGAACTACCTCGCAGTCATCAAGGTCATCGGTGTCGGCGGCGGTGGTGTCAATGCCATCAACCGAATGATCGAGGTCGGCCTCAAGGGCGTCGAGTTCATCGCGATCAACACCGACGCGCAAGCCCTGTTGATGAGCGACGCCGACGTCAAGCTCGACGTCGGCCGTGAACTCACTCGCGGCCTCGGGGCCGGGGCCAACCCGGCAGTCGGCCGCAAGGCGGCAGAGGACCACCGGGAGGAGATCGAGGAGGTCCTCAAGGGGGCCGACATGGTCTTCGTCACCGCCGGCGAAGGCGGCGGCACCGGCACCGGCGGCGCACCCGTCGTGGCCAACATCGCGCGTTCGCTCGGTGCCCTCACCATCGGCGTGGTCACCCGGCCCTTCACCTTCGAGGGCCGCCGCCGCGCCAACCAGGCGGAGGACGGCATCGCCGAGCTCCGCGAAGAGGTCGACACCCTCATCGTCATCCCGAACGACCGGCTGCTGTCCATCTCGGACCGCCAGGTCAGCGTGCTCGACGCGTTCAAGTCCGCGGACCAGGTGCTGCTGTCCGGTGTCCAGGGCATCACCGACCTCATCACCACGCCCGGTCTCATCAACCTCGACTTCGCCGACGTCAAGTCCGTGATGTCCGAGGCCGGCTCCGCCCTCATGGGCATCGGTTCGGCCCGCGGCGACGACCGCGCGGTGGCCGCGGCCGAGATGGCGATCTCCTCGCCGCTGCTGGAGGCGTCCATCGACGGCGCCCGCGGCGTACTGCTCTCGATCTCCGGTGGTTCCGACCTCGGCCTGTTCGAGATCAACGAGGCCGCCCAGCTGGTGAGCGAGGCCGCCCACCCCGAGGCCAACATCATCTTCGGTGCCGTGATCGACGACGCGCTGGGCGACGAGGTGCGGGTCACCGTCATCGCGGCAGGCTTCGACGGCGGCCAGCCCCCCGCCCGCCGCGACAACGTGATCGGCTCCTCCTCCGCCAAGCGAGAGGAGCCCGCCCCGGCGACCCGGCCGGAGCCGCCCCGCTCCCTCGGCGGACTCGGCACCGTGCCGCCGCGCGAGGAGTCCGCCCCGGCCGAGCCGGCCACTGCGGCGAGCGAGACCTCCCACCCGCAGACCCCGTCGCCGCAGGTGCCGCCGGCCCGTCCGTACGACAGCTCGGCGGAGGAACTGGACGTCCCGGACTTCCTGAAGTGA
- the pgeF gene encoding peptidoglycan editing factor PgeF, with translation MSGAHFAFTDRWGGVSAAPYDELNLGGAVGDDPVAVRTNRELAAGRLGLDPGLVVWMNQVHGRDVAVVDGPWTGADVPAVDAVVTARRGLALAVLTADCTPVLLADPVAGVVGAAHAGRPGMVAGVVPATVEAMVGLGADPSRITARTGPAVCGRCYEVPEAMRAEVAAAEPAAWAETSWGTPAVDVTAGVHAQLEALGVRDRSASPVCTLESGDHFSYRRDRTTGRLAGYVWLDRERDDA, from the coding sequence GTGAGCGGCGCCCACTTCGCCTTCACCGACCGGTGGGGCGGGGTGAGCGCCGCTCCGTACGACGAGCTCAATCTCGGCGGCGCGGTCGGTGACGACCCCGTCGCCGTCCGTACGAACCGGGAGCTCGCGGCCGGGCGGCTGGGCCTCGACCCGGGTCTCGTGGTCTGGATGAACCAGGTGCACGGCCGGGACGTCGCCGTCGTCGACGGACCCTGGACCGGTGCGGACGTCCCCGCCGTGGACGCGGTGGTCACCGCCAGGCGCGGACTCGCGCTCGCGGTCCTCACCGCCGACTGCACCCCGGTCCTGCTGGCCGACCCGGTCGCCGGAGTGGTGGGCGCGGCCCACGCCGGTCGTCCCGGGATGGTCGCCGGCGTGGTGCCCGCCACGGTCGAGGCGATGGTCGGCCTCGGCGCCGATCCGTCCCGTATCACCGCCCGTACCGGACCCGCGGTCTGCGGGCGGTGCTACGAAGTGCCCGAGGCGATGCGTGCGGAGGTCGCCGCGGCCGAGCCTGCCGCGTGGGCCGAGACCAGCTGGGGAACCCCGGCCGTGGACGTCACCGCCGGGGTCCACGCGCAGCTCGAAGCGCTCGGCGTGCGCGACCGGAGCGCGTCGCCGGTCTGCACACTGGAGTCGGGAGACCATTTCTCCTACCGACGCGACCGCACCACCGGGCGGCTCGCCGGATAT